TACCGCTACCGCAGCACCCACCGTTATACGTTTGCGGAGCGAGTCGTCTATATCGTCCAGACCCACCACCGCCTGTATATTGCGCAGCGTCGAACCATCATTAATGGCCACAAACTGGTTGTTGCGAAAGGATCGCACCCAGCCCTTTACAACCACTACTTCGCCCGGCTTGCCGCCGTCCAGTATGTCTTTGATTTGCTTCGTTCCCATAAGGCTTGTTAAACAGGGTGCAAAAGAACAAACTTTTTGCCTTTGCTCCGGCTCAATGCAGAGATTTTTAAACGCATAGCACACATGGCGTTCACCACTTATCATTCAATACGACCTTTCTTAAAAACGCCGGAAACATTTTAGTGTGTAAATTGTTTCCATTGTTCCTTTGTCTTACATTTGCGCCCGTGAATCAGGAACAACACATTATTCAACAGGTTATTGGTCTCTTTTTGAAGTACGGCATCAAGAGCCTTACCATGGACGACATTGCCCGTCACCTGGGCGTATCGAAGAAAACATTGTACAAATACGTTTCGGACAAGAACGACCTGGTGCGCCGTGTAGTTACGCTTCAGAGTGAGCTGGAGCAGCAGATCATCGCCAAAATCTGTGAACGCGGACTGAATGCCATCGACGAGATTTTTGAAATCAGCAGGATTGTAGCCGAGCTGCTGGGTCAGATGCACCCTTCAGTGCACTACGACCTGGAAAAATACCACCCGGAGGTATGGCGCTCCACCTTTAAGCACCGCGAAGATTTTGTGTTTAACTGCGTGCTGGAGAATCTCAACAAGGGCAAAAAGGAAGGCCTTTACCGCGAAGACCTGAACACTGGGGTCATTGCACGGTTGTACATCGCCAAGATGGATGTGCTGTTCGACGGTGAGATGTTTCCGGCTACACAATTCAATTTCAGGGAGGTGTACCTGGAATTTTTCCGCTATCACATCCGCGGAATAGCCAGCCACCAGGGATTGCAATACCTGATTGCCAAGGTTCAACAAGAAAAAAATTCGCCAACAAACCACTAAACCCAAACCCGATATGAAACCCCTACAAATTGCTGTTTGCGCGCTGTTCCTTGCCGGAATGCAGCCGGCTGTGGCACAACAGGACCCCGTGCGGCTGTCGCTGGAAGAGGCGCAGAAATACGCCCTGAAGCACGCCTACAGCCTGGATTATGCCGATATGGAGGTGCGTGCAGCCAGCTACCGCAACCGCGAGCTCACAGCCATCGGTTTACCGCAAATCAATGGAGACATTTCGTTTACCAATTACCTGGATCTTCCAACAACCGTGCTTCCGGCCAATGCATTTAACCCGGCGGCACCCGAAGACGAACTGGTAGGTGTCCGCTTTGGAACGGATTATACTTCTACGGCGTCGCTCAGAGCCTCTCAGCTCATTTTTGACGGAACCTACTTTGTGGGGCTTAAGGCGGCAAAAACCTATGTCAGGTTGAACCAGTATGGCCTGGAGCAATCCAAAAACGAGTTGCGGAAAAACGTAACAGAGGCCTATGCCCTGGCCGCTATGGCTTCTGAAGCCGTACAAGTGCTAAAGGACAATATGAAGAGCCTGGAGTCACTGCTGGCAGAAACCGAAAAGCTATTTGACAGCGGTTTTCGGGAGGAGTTGGATGTAAACCAGTTGCAACTTCAGTTTTCAAGTCTTAAAAATGCGGTGCGCCAAGCAGAGCGCAATGTGGATATTACCCGCAATCTGCTGAAGTTTCAGATAGGTATGCCGGTGGCTACACCCCTTGAATTGAGTACCACGTTGGATGAACTTGCCGATGTGTCCTACATGCCCATGATGCTTGAGCGTGATGTGAAACTTCAGGGACATACCGACATTCTCACCAACGAAACCAACGTGCAATTGCGCGAACTGAATGTGCGGGCCGAGCGCATGGCGGGGGCACCCAATCTAGGCGGGGTTTTTACTGCCCAGCAACAGGCTTTTCGCAACGACATGGATTTTTTTAGTGCAAACAGTGATTGGTTTCCCAATACCTTTTGGGGCCTTCAGCTCAACGTGCCCATTTTCTCGGGCTTTATGCGCCACAACAAGGTGCAACAAGCCAAGGTGGAGGTGGAACGCGCCAAAAGACAGCTTGAACAGGTGCGCGAAGGTCTGGAGCTGGAAATTGCCACTCAGCGCGCCAATTTTGCCAGTGCCATGGAAGTGTACAACACCGAAAAAGAAAACGTAGCACTGGCCGAAAAAATATTCAATACCACCACCCGCAAATACCAGGAGGGCCTGTCGGGAAGCTTTGAATTGCAGCAGGCTGAAACGCAAATGCTCAACGCCCAAAGCAGCTTTTTGCAATCTGCCTACGAAGTAATCACAGCCAAAGCCGCCCTCGAAAAAGCCCTTGATATTCAACCGTAAACCGATAGCCCTTACACCCATGAAAAAGCTAGTATATTTTGCCGCTGTAGTGCTTTTCACCTCCTGCGGGAATGATTCGTACCAAACTGAACTCGATCAGCTCAAATCGCGTCGCGACAGTCTGAGAAATGTCTATGAAAACCTTGCAGAAACCATTCACGAACTGGAAGCTGAAATTGCACGGCTCGACACCAACAAACGCCTAACACTGGTAACTACTTTGCCCGCTGAGCGCGATACCTTCAGACACTTTTTTGAGGTATATGGTAGTGTGGACGTAAAACGAAACGCTGTGATGGTAGCAGAAAGCCCCGGTAGGGTGATTGACATCAAGGTGAAAGACGGCGATCGGGTGCAACGCGGCCAGGTGCTCATACGGCTGGATGATAGTGTGCTGCGCAAAAATATGGCCGAGCTGGAAACCAGCTACGAACTGGCCCTCACATTGTATGAAAGGCAGGAGCGCTTGTGGAAGGACAAAATCGGTTCGGAGGTGCAGTACCTTGAGTCAAAAAACCGCAAAGAGAGCCTCGAAAACTCGCTGGCTACGCTGCAGGAACAGATTCAGAGAATGACCGTTCGCGCACCCTTTTCGGGTGTGGCGGAGAATGTCATGATTAAGCTGGGAGAAATGGCCGGAGCCGGAGTGCCTCTCTTGCGCGTACTCGACCTTTCGGAGTTTCAGATTGAATCGGAAGTACCCGAACGGTACGCAGGCTTGCTCAAAACCGGCAGTGCAGTGGAAATTATTTTCCCCGGTCGGGATACGCTCAACGCTACCATCAGCTCGGTAGGAAGTTTTATCAACCCGGGCAACCGCACCTTCCGCATCCTGGTGGATGTGGATGCCGAAAACGGCAAGTTCAAACCCAATCAGCTCACCATCCTGCGCATCAATGATCAATTGGTTCCGGATGCTGTGGTGCTGCCAGCCAATGTGATTCAGCAGGATGCGCAGGGCAAAAGCTTTGTCTTTATTGCGGTACAGGAGCCCAACGGTGCGCACAGGGCCCTAAAGCAGGTAGTACAAACCGGGGCAACCTACAAGGGGAAAACCCTGGTGCGGTCAGGGCTCAAAGGCAACGAACACATCATTGACAAAGGCTCGCGCAGCATTCGAAGCGAACAACTTATCTCGCTGGCCGACTAATCACCCAACTACACCGGTACAACCATGAACCTTCAACCCAAACATACCAAAGAATTCGGGCTTTCATCCGCCGCGGTCAACAACCGAACCACTGTGCTGGTGCTGGTGGTGTTCATCTTTCTGGCCGGACTGATTGCCTACACCAATATGTCCAAAGAGAGCTTCCCGGAAGTGGTGATTCCCGAGATTTATGTCGGTACGCCCTACCCCGGTAACTCACCGCTCGATATCGAAAAACTCATCACGCGGCCCATTGAGAAAGAAATCAATACAATTTCGGGCGTGGATGAAATCAACTCAACGTCCATACAGGGCCACAGCTCCATCCAGGTGAAGTTCGACTTCAGCGTGAGCCCAGAAGAGGCTTTGCGCAAGGTGAAAGACAAGGTGGATGTGGCCAAAAGCGACAGCGACTTTCCGCAGGACCTTCCGGCCGATCCCAACGTCTTTGAGCTCAACATCTCAGAGATGATGCCCATCATGAACATCAACCTCTCGGGCGATTATTCTGTAGATCAGCTCAACAGCTACGCCGAATACCTCGAAGAGAAAATCGAAAACCTTCCCGAAATCACCGAAGTGGAGATTCGCGGGGTTACCGACAAGGAAGTGGCCATCAGTCTGGATCTTCATAAGATGGAAGCCATGCAAATCAGTTTCTACGACGTATCACAAGCCATCAGCGACGAGAACGTAACCATCTCGGGGGGTGATGTGCTGATTGGCGATTTCCGCCGAAATGTGCGTGTAGTAGGTGATTTTGCCCACATGGATGACATACGCAATACCGTGGTGAAGCGGGAGAAAGGCAACATTGTGTACCTCAAGGATATTGCGGAGGTGACCTTCGGCGAAAAGGAGCGCGAAAGCTATGCCCGCGATTACCTGAACCCAGTGGTGATGGTAGATGTGAAGAAACGCGCCGGCGAGAATCTGCTGGAGGCGTCAGACAAAATCCGCGACATTGTGGCCTATGCCCAGGCCCATGTTTTCCCTGACGACCTCAAAGTGTCTATTACCAATGACCAAAGCAACAGCACGCGCAACCAGCTTGACGAACTGGAAAACAGCATTCTGTTCGGGATGATGCTCGTGGTGGGGGTGCTTCTGTTTTTCCTCGGATTGCGCAACGCTGCCTTTGTAGGTATTGCTATACCGATGTCCATGCTCATGGCCTTTATGCTCCTGGGCGCGCTCGGCGTTACCCTGAACATGATTGTGCTCTTCTCACTGATTCTGGCGCTGGGAATGCTTGTGGACAATGGTATTGTGGTGGTGGAGAACATTTACCGCCTGATGGATGAAGGCCAAAGCCCGATGCAGGCTGCCAAAAACGGAGTGGGCGAAGTGGCGTGGCCCATCATTGCTTCTACGGCAACCACCCTGGCAGCTTTTCTGCCGCTCGCTTTCTGGCCGGGAGTAATGGGAGAATTTATGTTTTACCTGCCCATTACGCTGATGATCGTATTGGGTTCATCACTGTTTGTGGCCCTGGTAATCAACCCGGTGCTTACCTCGCTTTTTATGAAGGTGGGCGAGCCGCAGGTGAACCGAAAAAAGATTCTTCGCAACGGTGCTGTATTGATGGTTGTAGGACTTGCGATAGCCATCAGTGCACATCTCAACGGAATGGAACCACTCACCACACTGGGCAACTTGCTGGTTGTGATTGGCCTGATGGGATACGCCAACATCTTTGTGTTGAATCCGGGCACCACCTTTTTCCAAACCAGGCTCATTCCGGCCATGGAGCAGCGCTACGAAGCTTTTCTCAAACGTGCATTAAAAGGGATCAATCCGGTACTGTACTTCGTGGGCACTTTTCTCATGCTGATATTATCGGGTGTGTTGTTCGGCTTTTTCCCTCCCAAAGTGATCTTCTTCCCCGAAAATGAGCCGCAATACCTCAATATTTTCATTGAGAACCCCATCGGAACCGATATTGAACCTACCAACGAAATTGCTTACCAGGTAGAGCAGGAGGTGATTGAAATCATCAGCAAATACATTGTGCAAGATGAACCCGGCAAACCACATAACTTTTTGGTAGAATCTGTCATTGGCCAGGTGGGCAAGGGCACGAGCGATCCCGCACAAGGTCAGTCTTTTGGCAATACTCCACACAAAGCACGTGTAAGTGTGCAGTTTGTAGAAAGCCAGTTTCGCAGGGGTATCGGCACCAACGACGTGATGACCGAAATACGCGAGGCGCTGCGCGATATACCCGGTACGCAGATTACCGTAAGTAAAAACAGTATGGGACCACCCCAGGGCTTGCCCATCAATATTGAAATTGCGGGTGATGACTACACAGAGCTGATGGCCCATGCGCAAGGTGTGCGGCGCTTTATCAACGAAGCAGGTGTTGCCGGAATTGAAGAATTGAAGCTGGATGTGGACGATGGCCAACCGGAAATGCCGGTGCGCATTGATCGCGACAAGGCCCGCCGACTCAATCTTTCCACCGCGCAAATCGGAAACGCCATCCGAACTGCGCTCTACGGAATGGAGGTTTCTACCTTCAAGGACGGAGAAGACGATTACGAAATCAACATCCGTTTGGCAGAGCGCTACCGCAGAAGTCCGGACGCACTTCTCAATCAGCGCATTACCTTCCGCGACCAGAGCGATGGACAGATCAAGCAAATACCGGTTTCATCCGTGGCCACGGCTGATTTTACCAGCACCTTCAGTGCGGTAAAAAGAAAGGACCTCAACAGGGTAATTACCATCAGCTCCAATGTGCTGGATGGATTCAACGCCAACGAAGTGGTGCAAAACATCCGCAATATACTGGCAGATTACAACCTCCCTCCCGACATTACCCTGAAATTTACCGGGCAGCAGGAAGAACAAGCCAAGGAAATGGAGTTTCTTTCCATCGCTTTGTTCATTGCCTTCTTCCTCATTATCCTCATCATTGTTGCGCAATTTAACTCGATTTCTGCGCCGTTTATCATTGGTTTTTCGGTGATATTCAGCCTGATTGGGGTGCAACTCGGGTTGGTGGGTACCGGGATGGATTTTGTGGTAGTGATGACCATGGTGGGAATTATCTCACTGGCCGGGATTGTGGTAAACAATGCCATTGTACTGCTCGATTACACCAACCTGATACGCACCCGCCGCAGGGAAGACCTCGGACTGGAGAATAGGGGAGATTTGCCCTTTGCCGAAGTTTTTAATGCCGTCATCCAGGGAGGAAAAACACGTTTGCGCCCGGTGGTGCTTACGGCCATCACCACCATCCTCGGTTTATTGCCGTTGGCGATGGGTATCAACATCAACTTCTTCTCTTTTTTCAGCCGTTACGACGCGCAGTTTTACATCGGTGGAGACAATGTAATGTTTTGGGGACCCATGAGTTGGACCATCATCTTCGGTCTTACTTTCGCTACTTTCCTCACCTTGGTGATTGTGCCGGTAATGTACCTGATTCTGGCGCGCATCAAGTACCGCGTGGTGTACAAAAAATCCACCAAGGTGTGAGTTGCGTAAGGACACAAAAAAAACCCGGATGGCTGCCATCCGGGTTTTTTTGTTTGTGGTATTACACTTTGCTCCGGTTTTAGAAAATATGTCCGAATCCAAAGAAGAACTGACCTCCTTCGCGACTGTTTGCATAATCGAGACGCAAAATGGTGGATTGATTCCAGGCTATTCTTGCCCCCATACCGGGAGCACCTTGCCAGCGGTGGAAGCTGATGTCTCCCGGTCTGTCCCACACTGATCCGAGGTCGTAAAAGGGATTGAGCCCCAGGGCGATGTGTTGCTTGAGAAATTTGAAGTCGAAAAAGCGGGCACGCATTTCCAGGTTAATCAGGGCTACTGCCGGCGCCATAAAGCGTGCCTCGCGGAAACCCCTGAGTGAACGTTCACCGCCCAGTACCATAATACCGCCCGCTTCGGCTTGGCTGGAAAGGTCCCACATTTCGATAAAGTTGATTTTGGGACCCCAGATGTATCCAAATGCTCCCAAACCTGCAAAAGTTAAGCGACTTTTTCCACCCCTCCACCTGGCCAGTGTCTTGATGTACTGACCCTGAATCATGAATTTGTTGAAGTTAAATTGTGAACCCAGCCACGGGGCGCTGTATTCATGTGAGTATTCAAGGAAAACACCCTCGGAAGGGTCGGGCTCAAAATCACGTGTATCATAGATAAGCGCAGCAGCCAGCATGCTGGTAAACATGTAGGTATTATCGTTGTTGAAGCCGGCAAGGTTAAAACGCTCCCAGGTTCCGTCATTGATTTGTTTCTCTACAAGGGTGGTGTTGCTGATGGCCTCTACCTCCTCCCCTTCAAGATTCACCGCCTCTTCGGCTACCTTGCCTCCGTACGATTGAAACTGCGTAAAAAGAGCTTCATACCCGAACATAAAGCGCAGTTTTCCGCCCATCATTACGCGCTCTGCCAACAGGTTGTAGAGTTGTTCGCGCTGCAAAATATGGTTGTAGTGAAAGTCTGTTCGATATACACCATCATTGCCCAACTCGGCAATCCCAAGGTTTTCTTCATAGTCGCTTACCCGGTTAAAGGTGCGGTTTAAACCGCTGGTTTTATCTCTAAAGCTAAGAGGATTTAGGGTGTTGCGACCCACACCCCAGTACTGTGCGTTGGGATCTTCCCACAGCACGGCATCTGCCCGTAGTCGCCATTTTGAGTTGAAGATATAGGGCGAATCGAAATTGAGCGCATAACGCACGCGGCCGTTTTCAAAGACAAAGAGTTCCGCGTTTAACCTCGACCGGTAGGGCGTGTACTCAAAAAACGGGTCTTCTTTGGTTTTGTTGAAGTACAAAAACACGTTTCCGCCTACACCAAAACCGCGGATGGGGTCGAATTCGAGGCGTGGTAAACCGGTTACAAAGGTGCCTTCGCGTTTGTCTTCGCGCTCAAACTCGGGTATGCGCTTGGATTCGTGAATAAAGAAGGGTAGTTCGTTGTTTTGGTTGCTACTTTCGTTTTGAGCGAAGGCATGGCTTGCAATGAACAAGCAAATTATAACTAAGTAGATGATTTTCATAGCTTCCGGTTTTTGAGATGTACACCTTTTTTGACCGGCGCAAAAGTAGTTTGACACGGCTTGTCAACCCTTTAGAGATCTTTTAGAATCCTATTAGAAAACTATTAGAACCGATGTGGTTTTTAACCCAGTTGCACCCTGAAGATGGTGGATTGGCCGGGTTTTGACTGCACGTCCACCGATCCTTTATGCAGCTCAATGATACGTCGGGTAAGGGATAAACCGATACCGTGACCTGACGCAGAAGCCAGGTTTCTTCCGCGGAAAAAAGGCGTAAACACGTGCTCAATCTCTTCAGGTTGTATGCCGGCTCCTTTGTTTTCAAATTCAACTTGCACATTGTTGCCGTGTACATTGATACGCACCAGCACTTTGTTTTCGGGCGAGAACTTGCAGCCGTTTTCCATCAGGTTCATAAAAGCCACTTTCAGCAGGTAGGCATTGCTGTGAAGGGTCAGCGGCGTTTCACTTTCTGTCTCGAGGGAAGTATCAAAACTCATTTCCACACGGTAACCTGGGTTGAGCTGTTGCACCTGCCGGCAAGCGTCAAGCAATAATTCGTCCACCCGCTCGGGTTTGAAGCGAATCCGCGATGGGTCATAGCTTGCGCGGGCAAGGTCGAGTAAACTCTGCGAAAGTCGATCCAGCTTGCGGGCATCGTTGAGCGCATCCTGAACGGCCTGTCGGTACTCCACCGTGCTGCGCTCCTTTTGCAGCGAGAGCTCCAATTCTGAGATGATGGCCGCCAGCGGGGTGCGAAGTTCATGCGAAATGTTGTGTACAAAGTGTTTTTGGGCAGAAAAAGAGCTTTCCAGCCGGTTCAACATATCGTTAAAGGTCTCAGCCATTTGCCACAGTTCATCGCGGTTCTTGCCCGTATCAATGCGCAGATCGAGGTTGCTGGCAGAAATGTTTTGCGCCCGCTGCGTAATGGCTCTTACAGGGTTGAACACCATTCTGGAAAAGTACCAGCCGGCCACAAAAATAACCGCACAAGCAAGCACAAAAATGAGCGTCATGTTTCGCCGCAAGGCCGCCAATTTGCTGAATCCGTATGCATCGTAGGCAGCGGCTGTTATCACGTAGGGGGTTTTATCCTGAACGTATTTGATACCCACCACCTGCCAATCGCCCTGGTAAAAGCGAATTTCTCCGTGACGGATGATATTGTTGAACATCGTGCGGGTTTCTTTCACATAGTCAATATCCACCGCATCGTGGTACATCAACTCAAAATCGGCGTTGTACACGGCTACTTCCACCTCATTGAGTATTTCGCGGTTGCTGCGGTAGATGTTTTGAAGGATAAAAGGGTCAACCCGGGCATCAAAAAGCAGGTTGGCCTTGGTGATGGCCTCCTGAACCAGTACTGCGTAAAACTCCTTTTCGCGGTTTTGGGAGGCTGAATAATACACCACCGCGGCGAAAATGAGCAAAATACTGGCCGTAAGCAGGGTAAAGAGAAGGGATATTTTTAACCGGATGCTCACGATTCTTTCTCGGTTCGCAGGATAAAACCGACGCCGGGTTTGGTGTGAATGAGCCGCTCGTTAAAAGGCTTGTCAACCTTTTTGCGGAGGTAGTTGATATAAACATCTATGAAGTTGGTACCCGTATCGAAGCGGGTGTTCCAAACCTTGTCGGCAATTTCAGAACGGCTCAATACGCGGTTGGGGTTGCGCAGCATGTATTCCAGCAATCCGAATTCTTTGGGAGTAAGTTCAATGGGGGTGTTATTGCGCTTTACTTCCCGGGTTTGGAGGTTCATTTCAAGGTCGTGAAACCGCAGCAGAACCAGTCCAGATTGGTGGCTCGCAAAACGCTGCACATGTGCCCGCACGCGAGCCAGTAGCTCTCGCATTTCAAAGGGCTTTACCATATAGTCGTCGGCACCGGCATCGAAGCCATCTACTTTATCGTCGGTGGTGCCAAGTGCAGTGAGCATAATCACCGGTAGTCCGGGACGCCGTTGTTTGATTTCTCTGCAAAGTTCGAGACCCTGAATTTCCGGAAGTATCACATCGGCAATTACAATGTCGTAGCTGCCGTAGAGCGCCAGTTTTTTGCCGGTGGCGCCATCGTAGGCCAGGTCGCAATCGTAGCCGTTTTCCTCCAGGCCTCGCTTAAGGAGTTGTGCTACGCGTGCGTCATCTTCAATTACCAGAACTTGCATTGCCATTGAGCAGAGTATTGAAGGCCCAAAGGTACAAAGTGTAAGCGCTGATAAGACCTGATGGCAGTAAAGCCCAGGGGGTGAGCTAAATCAGCTTTCTTTGGCTTTTACCGCAGCCCGAATCGCCTCCCAGTCGAAATCAAACGGGCGGCTTTCAAAATCATCGCCTATTTCAAACTCAAACGATTTTTTTACCCGCGATGATGTAGCGGGGTGAGTATTGATGATTTCGAACATATCGGCGCTGCCATACTCGCTCTTTATGCGGCGAAACAGGGTGCCCAGCGCCCTGGGGTTGATTCCGCAGCGATAAACCAGATCGAGCGCAAATTCATCGGCTTCTTCCTCTTGTTTTCTATCGAAATAGCTTGAAGTTACTGTACGCGAAATTTCGGAGAGCACCACGCCGTCCGTACCCGTCAATACGCCAAACAGCACCGCCAGCCCAAGTTCTTTCACCAATCGTTTGGTAACGTGCCGGAGTTCTACATGCCCCATTTCGTGGGCAATCACCGCGGCTACCTCTTCGGGTGATTCGCTGAAGGCGATCAAGCCTGACAACACCACGATGTTTCCGCCGGGCATGGCAAAGGCATTTACGTTTGCGTTGTCA
The window above is part of the Cryomorphaceae bacterium genome. Proteins encoded here:
- a CDS encoding TetR/AcrR family transcriptional regulator — translated: MNQEQHIIQQVIGLFLKYGIKSLTMDDIARHLGVSKKTLYKYVSDKNDLVRRVVTLQSELEQQIIAKICERGLNAIDEIFEISRIVAELLGQMHPSVHYDLEKYHPEVWRSTFKHREDFVFNCVLENLNKGKKEGLYREDLNTGVIARLYIAKMDVLFDGEMFPATQFNFREVYLEFFRYHIRGIASHQGLQYLIAKVQQEKNSPTNH
- a CDS encoding TolC family protein; amino-acid sequence: MKPLQIAVCALFLAGMQPAVAQQDPVRLSLEEAQKYALKHAYSLDYADMEVRAASYRNRELTAIGLPQINGDISFTNYLDLPTTVLPANAFNPAAPEDELVGVRFGTDYTSTASLRASQLIFDGTYFVGLKAAKTYVRLNQYGLEQSKNELRKNVTEAYALAAMASEAVQVLKDNMKSLESLLAETEKLFDSGFREELDVNQLQLQFSSLKNAVRQAERNVDITRNLLKFQIGMPVATPLELSTTLDELADVSYMPMMLERDVKLQGHTDILTNETNVQLRELNVRAERMAGAPNLGGVFTAQQQAFRNDMDFFSANSDWFPNTFWGLQLNVPIFSGFMRHNKVQQAKVEVERAKRQLEQVREGLELEIATQRANFASAMEVYNTEKENVALAEKIFNTTTRKYQEGLSGSFELQQAETQMLNAQSSFLQSAYEVITAKAALEKALDIQP
- a CDS encoding efflux RND transporter periplasmic adaptor subunit, producing the protein MKKLVYFAAVVLFTSCGNDSYQTELDQLKSRRDSLRNVYENLAETIHELEAEIARLDTNKRLTLVTTLPAERDTFRHFFEVYGSVDVKRNAVMVAESPGRVIDIKVKDGDRVQRGQVLIRLDDSVLRKNMAELETSYELALTLYERQERLWKDKIGSEVQYLESKNRKESLENSLATLQEQIQRMTVRAPFSGVAENVMIKLGEMAGAGVPLLRVLDLSEFQIESEVPERYAGLLKTGSAVEIIFPGRDTLNATISSVGSFINPGNRTFRILVDVDAENGKFKPNQLTILRINDQLVPDAVVLPANVIQQDAQGKSFVFIAVQEPNGAHRALKQVVQTGATYKGKTLVRSGLKGNEHIIDKGSRSIRSEQLISLAD
- a CDS encoding efflux RND transporter permease subunit, with amino-acid sequence MNLQPKHTKEFGLSSAAVNNRTTVLVLVVFIFLAGLIAYTNMSKESFPEVVIPEIYVGTPYPGNSPLDIEKLITRPIEKEINTISGVDEINSTSIQGHSSIQVKFDFSVSPEEALRKVKDKVDVAKSDSDFPQDLPADPNVFELNISEMMPIMNINLSGDYSVDQLNSYAEYLEEKIENLPEITEVEIRGVTDKEVAISLDLHKMEAMQISFYDVSQAISDENVTISGGDVLIGDFRRNVRVVGDFAHMDDIRNTVVKREKGNIVYLKDIAEVTFGEKERESYARDYLNPVVMVDVKKRAGENLLEASDKIRDIVAYAQAHVFPDDLKVSITNDQSNSTRNQLDELENSILFGMMLVVGVLLFFLGLRNAAFVGIAIPMSMLMAFMLLGALGVTLNMIVLFSLILALGMLVDNGIVVVENIYRLMDEGQSPMQAAKNGVGEVAWPIIASTATTLAAFLPLAFWPGVMGEFMFYLPITLMIVLGSSLFVALVINPVLTSLFMKVGEPQVNRKKILRNGAVLMVVGLAIAISAHLNGMEPLTTLGNLLVVIGLMGYANIFVLNPGTTFFQTRLIPAMEQRYEAFLKRALKGINPVLYFVGTFLMLILSGVLFGFFPPKVIFFPENEPQYLNIFIENPIGTDIEPTNEIAYQVEQEVIEIISKYIVQDEPGKPHNFLVESVIGQVGKGTSDPAQGQSFGNTPHKARVSVQFVESQFRRGIGTNDVMTEIREALRDIPGTQITVSKNSMGPPQGLPINIEIAGDDYTELMAHAQGVRRFINEAGVAGIEELKLDVDDGQPEMPVRIDRDKARRLNLSTAQIGNAIRTALYGMEVSTFKDGEDDYEINIRLAERYRRSPDALLNQRITFRDQSDGQIKQIPVSSVATADFTSTFSAVKRKDLNRVITISSNVLDGFNANEVVQNIRNILADYNLPPDITLKFTGQQEEQAKEMEFLSIALFIAFFLIILIIVAQFNSISAPFIIGFSVIFSLIGVQLGLVGTGMDFVVVMTMVGIISLAGIVVNNAIVLLDYTNLIRTRRREDLGLENRGDLPFAEVFNAVIQGGKTRLRPVVLTAITTILGLLPLAMGININFFSFFSRYDAQFYIGGDNVMFWGPMSWTIIFGLTFATFLTLVIVPVMYLILARIKYRVVYKKSTKV
- a CDS encoding peptide-binding protein, which gives rise to MKIIYLVIICLFIASHAFAQNESSNQNNELPFFIHESKRIPEFEREDKREGTFVTGLPRLEFDPIRGFGVGGNVFLYFNKTKEDPFFEYTPYRSRLNAELFVFENGRVRYALNFDSPYIFNSKWRLRADAVLWEDPNAQYWGVGRNTLNPLSFRDKTSGLNRTFNRVSDYEENLGIAELGNDGVYRTDFHYNHILQREQLYNLLAERVMMGGKLRFMFGYEALFTQFQSYGGKVAEEAVNLEGEEVEAISNTTLVEKQINDGTWERFNLAGFNNDNTYMFTSMLAAALIYDTRDFEPDPSEGVFLEYSHEYSAPWLGSQFNFNKFMIQGQYIKTLARWRGGKSRLTFAGLGAFGYIWGPKINFIEMWDLSSQAEAGGIMVLGGERSLRGFREARFMAPAVALINLEMRARFFDFKFLKQHIALGLNPFYDLGSVWDRPGDISFHRWQGAPGMGARIAWNQSTILRLDYANSREGGQFFFGFGHIF
- a CDS encoding HAMP domain-containing protein, which encodes MSIRLKISLLFTLLTASILLIFAAVVYYSASQNREKEFYAVLVQEAITKANLLFDARVDPFILQNIYRSNREILNEVEVAVYNADFELMYHDAVDIDYVKETRTMFNNIIRHGEIRFYQGDWQVVGIKYVQDKTPYVITAAAYDAYGFSKLAALRRNMTLIFVLACAVIFVAGWYFSRMVFNPVRAITQRAQNISASNLDLRIDTGKNRDELWQMAETFNDMLNRLESSFSAQKHFVHNISHELRTPLAAIISELELSLQKERSTVEYRQAVQDALNDARKLDRLSQSLLDLARASYDPSRIRFKPERVDELLLDACRQVQQLNPGYRVEMSFDTSLETESETPLTLHSNAYLLKVAFMNLMENGCKFSPENKVLVRINVHGNNVQVEFENKGAGIQPEEIEHVFTPFFRGRNLASASGHGIGLSLTRRIIELHKGSVDVQSKPGQSTIFRVQLG
- a CDS encoding DNA-binding response regulator, with the protein product MQVLVIEDDARVAQLLKRGLEENGYDCDLAYDGATGKKLALYGSYDIVIADVILPEIQGLELCREIKQRRPGLPVIMLTALGTTDDKVDGFDAGADDYMVKPFEMRELLARVRAHVQRFASHQSGLVLLRFHDLEMNLQTREVKRNNTPIELTPKEFGLLEYMLRNPNRVLSRSEIADKVWNTRFDTGTNFIDVYINYLRKKVDKPFNERLIHTKPGVGFILRTEKES